The genomic interval ATTGCGGAGCAAGCAAGATACATTACATTCCTACAAGCAAAAACCCCGACCTCTTACGGTCGGGGTTTTACATGCTGATGGCGAACCTTGGATATGCAACACTACAATTCCTTTAACTTTACTTATTGTTCAAGCAATTTATCCAACAAGCGAATAATCATCGCAACTGACTCGGCACGGGAAGCAGATTCACTTGGTTTGAACAATCCGCTGCCTTTACCGCTTACGATACCTGCATTAGCAAAAGCATTAATTGGTTCAGAAGCCCAGTTCGTGACTACATCCGAGAACGGATTGGTTGTGCTAGGAACATAGTTCGTCAACCGAGCAAGCATTGCAACGATTTCAGCACGGGAAATTTTTTGATTAGGATGGAAAGAACCATCACTATAACCTGTGATTATCCCATTAGCCTGTAATGCTGCAATCGCTTCTGAGGCCCAATGCCCCTTGGTGTCAGAGAAGGAAGCACCGTTTGAATTCGTTAAACCAAAAGCTTTTGCAAGCATCGTGGCGAACTCGGCGCGAGTTACATTTTCATTCGGATGGTAAGAACCATCACTATAGCCTTTTACAATCCCCATCTTAGCAGCACGCTCCACTACTAAAGCACTCCACGAAGATGCCGGGACGTCCGTAAATTTTAAAGCAGGAGCAGATTTCTCTTTTTCCACGATAGCTTTAACTACATCCACATCGATCTTGTCGTTGAAGACTGGTTTCGTAATCGTTGGTGTCGATGTTGGCGCCGGTGTTGCTTTTGGTGTCGACGTTGGCGTTGATGTTGGCGTCGATATTGGTGCTGATGTTGAAGTCGGCGTCGGCGTCGGCGTCGGTGTCGGCGTCGGTGTCGGTGTCGGCGTTGGCGTTGGCGTCGGTGTTGGCTCAACTCCCGTTGTTTTCACGACAGTAAACTCATCGATCTTATTACCCGCACTTGTACGTGCTTCCACATGAATCCCGTCCTCCGTAATTTCAATAGCGGAATATACTGGCACGTCCTCATCAAAGATATGTTTCAAATAATTATATTGCGTACCATCATAGAATTTCCAGCCCGATGCACCACCATCAAGATAAACGGTACCTTCATTTGTATCCTTATTGGGCTTGCCATCTTGCATGGGATAGGTACGCGCATACACATGATCATGACCTACTAGAACCAAATCAACTTTTTTCTCTTCTAAGATAGGCGCAAAATAGGTTTGCGTATACTCAACAAGGGTTTCTCGACCATTTTCTGTATGGTAAGCAGGACGATGGAACATAACGATAGTCCATTTTTTATCATTTTTATTTAAATCTTCTTCGAGCCAAGCTGCTTGATCTATCATTTGTTCCTCTGTACCCTCTGAGTTCAATACGACAAAATGAGTATCATCAACCTCATAAGAGTAAGCATATTGAAGCTGAGATTCTGGTCCGTTCGTTGGGAAATTCGCCCCTTTGGTAAATACTTCTTTCCCTTCACTCTTCACATCATGATTACCCAATGTTAGAGCCGTTGGAATTTTTGTTGCGTAGACCGCAGATGCTTGCCAGAACTTCTGCCATTCTTCAAATGCGCCGCCTACATCAACCATATCTCCACCATGCATAATAAACTGTGTTGATGGATGTTGTTTCAAAGCGTTAGTCATTAGTTCTTGATAGGCTTGTATGCCTTGTGATTGATTCGTATGAGAATCTGTAATAAACAAGAATGAGGTCGGTGTTGATTTATTCTGATCAACTGTCGAATATTCATACCACGCCGACCAATTGCCCTCATAACCTACACGATATTTATAGGCGGTATTTGCTTTCAAGCCTTCAATCAGAGCATTATGAAACCGGATTTCACCCTTCGTTCCATTTTCCTTCATACTAAGCACTTGAAGCTCACTCTCAGCTTGATGTTGTTTTACATGTTTGATATCAGGGCTTTCTCCTGTTCCCCATTCACTAGCTTCAATGTATTCAAGATAAGTAATGGTTTGGTCTGGCTTTGTTTGCCAAGCAGCGCTCAGCTCAGAAGACATATCTTCTGCCACATAGGTTTGAACATATTGAGGTGTATCTGTACCATATTGCTCCACGACTTCATAATTGACAACCTTACTGTTTTTATCACCATTGACCGCTTGAACCTGATAGGTTCCAAGTGCCAATGTAGTTAGGTCTGTCGTTAATTGTCCTTTAGCATCTGTTTTACCAAGGCTGCCGTTCAATAACTGACTGCTAAC from Paenibacillus sp. FSL K6-3182 carries:
- a CDS encoding S-layer homology domain-containing protein, which codes for MKAKVLRKTIVIASIITLLGGGLHTGFGQKNHVFAVDEASPNIIIEDFEDGISDVKFNPKRMYEATLHLENNKKHVRNGQYSARIDYDMIGIVDNPSQIEVGYKTGNIPVTGYPTKVGMWVYGNNEGHLLTTKFRDKGGSSFQAAFYDENQMGVDWSGWKYIEADVPQGRPGPIVLELFFQLKQSNMSKKNKGSIWVDDITFIYKELDEDKEVPTIKPIAPVPNEVLGAPLDALKVELDDNGSGLDLNTLSVLLDGMNITDKVDYSENTKVLTYPGKYVDGGYHELVIEVKDKVGNPAGKTFAFTVNAGERLFMTANKEAISNEIYSVQVGIKDYLNAEQAEFALNYDKGILQVESITQATGVALNSDIDNEHGMVKVALNNVAAAHNSVTVNFRVSSHAALERGEAYKTITMSNTNLTAGEVQTSSPLAAPIHYTIAFPYQLEMTGVGLGTPSTFTVLDHVGKPYEGADIVFIGLLKQSSVVTVNTVTSNVYEDDDTSSDVLMVARAGERYYASAKAEDGLFEIIFADGQTTGYISESDVSSQLLNGSLGKTDAKGQLTTDLTTLALGTYQVQAVNGDKNSKVVNYEVVEQYGTDTPQYVQTYVAEDMSSELSAAWQTKPDQTITYLEYIEASEWGTGESPDIKHVKQHQAESELQVLSMKENGTKGEIRFHNALIEGLKANTAYKYRVGYEGNWSAWYEYSTVDQNKSTPTSFLFITDSHTNQSQGIQAYQELMTNALKQHPSTQFIMHGGDMVDVGGAFEEWQKFWQASAVYATKIPTALTLGNHDVKSEGKEVFTKGANFPTNGPESQLQYAYSYEVDDTHFVVLNSEGTEEQMIDQAAWLEEDLNKNDKKWTIVMFHRPAYHTENGRETLVEYTQTYFAPILEEKKVDLVLVGHDHVYARTYPMQDGKPNKDTNEGTVYLDGGASGWKFYDGTQYNYLKHIFDEDVPVYSAIEITEDGIHVEARTSAGNKIDEFTVVKTTGVEPTPTPTPTPTPTPTPTPTPTPTPTSTSAPISTPTSTPTSTPKATPAPTSTPTITKPVFNDKIDVDVVKAIVEKEKSAPALKFTDVPASSWSALVVERAAKMGIVKGYSDGSYHPNENVTRAEFATMLAKAFGLTNSNGASFSDTKGHWASEAIAALQANGIITGYSDGSFHPNQKISRAEIVAMLARLTNYVPSTTNPFSDVVTNWASEPINAFANAGIVSGKGSGLFKPSESASRAESVAMIIRLLDKLLEQ